The following is a genomic window from Burkholderiaceae bacterium DAT-1.
GCACGAAGTACTGGGCAGCTTCTCGCTGCATTTCCGCCACGAAGGCCCGCTGCCGCCTGCCGAAGTGCAATTGCTGGAGGTGCTCGGCCAGCATCTGGGCATCGCCATCGAAAATATCCGCCTGAGCGCCAAAGCCAAGCAACTGGCCATTGCCGAAGAACGCAATCTGGTGGCCCAGGGCCTGCATGACAGTCTGGCGCAGGGGCTGAATTTCCTGAATCTGCAGGTGCAGATGCTGGATCAGGCCACGGCTAAACGGAAACTCGACGATATCCGCGAGATCATCCCGCTCTTG
Proteins encoded in this region:
- a CDS encoding GAF domain-containing protein; this encodes CMDVQACLCGQAVGQGVVVIHDFRKTQPSRELGCAKAGFRALSAFRIVSQHEVLGSFSLHFRHEGPLPPAEVQLLEVLGQHLGIAIENIRLSAKAKQLAIAEERNLVAQGLHDSLAQGLNFLNLQVQMLDQATAKRKLDDIREIIPLLQTGVTESYQDVRELLANFRSKLGPGELRGAIHDTISRFTRQTGIEVDL